A segment of the Calonectris borealis chromosome 10, bCalBor7.hap1.2, whole genome shotgun sequence genome:
CCAGGTCCCTCCATGGCACGGGTGCTGCAGGCGGGGCTGCCGGATGACTTGGCCAAGCTCTCCTTCATGAACAGCATCACCACGACGATTTTTGGCGTGCCGGGTTGCCGGGTCACGCGCTGCGGCTACACCGGCGAGGATGGCGTGGAGGTACCCCGGGAGCCGTGCCAGCACCGCCCCGCCgcgggaagggaggggaaggccGTGCCCCGCTGACCCTGCCCGTGTCACCCCGCAGATCTCGGTGCCCGCAGGGCGGGCGGTGGAACTGGCCGAACAGCTGCTGGGTGTCCCCGAGGTGTGGCCAGCGGGGCtggcagccagggacagcctgCGCCTGGAGGCCGGGCTCTGCCTCTATGGCAATGACATCGATGAGACCACCACGCCTGCCGAGGCCGGGCTGCTGTGGACCTTGGGTAGGTCAGGGCCACGTCCACCCCTACCTACTCCTCAGGGTGGGCAGAGGGGCGAGGtgaccccatgtccccagtggggCGTAAGGGGAGCAGGTGGGCATTGCCGACCCTCGCCCGTCTCTGCCCCGCAGGGAAGCGCCGGCGCGCAGCCATGGACTTCCCCGGCGCGGCCATCATCATGGCGCAAGTGAAAGAGAAGCCGAAGCGCAAGCGCGTGGGGCTGACGTCGGTGGGACCCCCCATCCGGCCCCACACGGCCATCCTGGGCCCCGAGGGCACGCCTGTGGGTAggtgggggcagcagggctggcatgGGCACGGCCCCGATCTGcgcccatggcaggggagggggctggggctgccggccccCACTCACCTCCCCATGTCCTCACGTCCCCAGGGACAGTGACCAGCGGCTGCCCCTCGCCCTCCCTGGGCAAGAACATCGCCATGGGCTACGTGGAGGCGGCACACAGCCGGGCCGGCACCGCACTCACTGTTGAGGTGCGGAAGAAGCAGCACCCGGCCCTCGTCACCAAGATGCCCTTTGTGCCCACCCATTACTACACGGCCAAGTGAGGCCAGCGCCCGCCGCGGGCACGGCGCCCCAGCCCCAATAaacccccctgccctgctctcctggccTCCTCTCCGGTGACGGCGGCGGGTGCCAAAGCAAGGGGCAGCGGGTGGGGCACAGCGCTTTAATGGTGCGGGTGGTGCCCGGCAGGTCCCGGCGCTCCTCACTCCCGGTGCGTCTTCGCCGGCTCCGCAGCCGGGCCCTCTCTGCAAAAGAGGGGCAGCGTgagcggggctggggtggcacCCCAGCATGGCACCCTGGCACGGGGGGAGGGCACCTGCCTGCCTGTGTgaggcgggcagggctggggctgcacttACTGGGGCGTACTGGTCTGGGGGCACAGCTACGAGGGCGCTCACTGGGGTGCACTGGTCTGTGGGCATGGATGAGAAGGTGCTTGCTGGGGTGTACTGGTCCAGGGGTGCAGCCGGGAGGACGCTCACTGGGCTGTACTGGTCCGGGGGCAGATGGGTGGGCACTCACTGGGCTGTACTGGTCCAGTGGTGCAGCCGAGAGGGCGCTCACTGGGCTGTACTGGTCCGGGGGCAGATGGGTGGGCACTCACTGGGGTGTGCTGGTCCAGCGTTGCAGCCAGGAGGGTGGTCACTGGGGTATACTGGTCCCAGGGCACAGATGGGAGAGCGCTCGCTGGGCTGTACTGGTTAGGGGTGCAGCTGGCGGGGCGCTCACTGGGGTGCACTGGTCAGGTGGCGCAACCAGGAGGGGGCTCACTGGGACATACTGGGCTGCGGGGGGCACTCGCTGGGCTGTACTGGGCCAGGGGTGCAGCCGGgagggcgcgggccgggccgggccgtggcgggggccgggcagggccggggaggccgcggcgggccggggtcAGGGGCTGCGGGCCCGGTAGCGGTCGGGACTCACCGGGGCGGGCAGTGCCGCTCGGCGGCGCCGTTGCGtccggccgggccggcgggggagAGGGAGtgcgcgcggggccgggcgggcgcggagccgggcccggaggcggtgccggggcccaggCCGGTGCCGGGCGGCCGGCGGGCCGCGGGCCCGGTGCGGTAGCAGAGCGCGGCCACCGCCCCGCCGTAGGCGCGCCAGGCCAGGCGGACGCCCAGCAGGCTGAGgcccagccagagcagcagcagctggcacagCACGGCCCGCACGTCCTGCGCCGCCCATTCGGCCGCCAGCTCCCGGCCcagcgcgcccagcgcccgccacGGCGCCTGCCAGCCCGCCGACACCGACATGGCtgcgccggccgcggcggggcctcCCGGGTGGGCGGGGCCTCGGCGGTGGGCCCTTCCCGGAggcgggcccgggggcggggtATCCACGGGGGAGGGGCCTTCCGGGTGGGCGGGCCTCCGGCGTGGGCCCCTCCTGagggcgggccggggggcggggtcTCCACGGGGAGGGGCCTTCCGGGTGGGCGGGGCCTCGGGAGCGGGCCCTTCCCAGGGTGGGGTGAGGCGGGGCGGGACCTGAGCGGTGGGCGTGGCCGCCATGGCGAGCAGCGGCGAGGAGGGGCTGTACTCGCGGCA
Coding sequences within it:
- the AMT gene encoding aminomethyltransferase, mitochondrial, with the translated sequence MLRAGCRAALPRRPPGSALLSGAGGQRPGGAQAGEGGLKRTPLDALHRSRGGRMVPFAGWSLPLHYGQGHLQSHLHTRRHCSLFDVSHMLQTRVYGRDRVRFMESLAAGDIAELKPGQGTLTLLTNERGGIVDDLIITNTSEDHLYVVSNAGCTDKDLAIMRDRAAELRAAGNDVHLEVSDNALLALQGPSMARVLQAGLPDDLAKLSFMNSITTTIFGVPGCRVTRCGYTGEDGVEISVPAGRAVELAEQLLGVPEVWPAGLAARDSLRLEAGLCLYGNDIDETTTPAEAGLLWTLGKRRRAAMDFPGAAIIMAQVKEKPKRKRVGLTSVGPPIRPHTAILGPEGTPVGTVTSGCPSPSLGKNIAMGYVEAAHSRAGTALTVEVRKKQHPALVTKMPFVPTHYYTAK
- the TCTA gene encoding T-cell leukemia translocation-altered gene protein translates to MSVSAGWQAPWRALGALGRELAAEWAAQDVRAVLCQLLLLWLGLSLLGVRLAWRAYGGAVAALCYRTGPAARRPPGTGLGPGTASGPGSAPARPRAHSLSPAGPAGRNGAAERHCPPREGPAAEPAKTHRE